CGTCACCGCGTTCGGCTTCAACTGGGATCACTATCGGCAGGACAAATCGCCGCATCCCTTCACCACCTCTTTCAGCATCAACGACGTGCGCATCACCACGCGCTACGACGAGAAATTCTTCAACAGCGCGATCTTCGGCTCCATGCACGAGGCGGGACACGCCCTGTACGAAGGCGGCATCCATCCCTCGTTCGAACGCACGCCCCTCGCCAACGGCGCCTCGCTGGGCGTGCACGAATCGCAGTCGCGCATGTGGGAAAACCTCGTCGGCCGCTCGTTCGCCTTCTGGGAACACTTCTACCCCGAACTGCAAAAGACCTTCCCCTCGCAGCTCGGCGATGTGAAACTGCGCGCCTTCTACAAGGGCATCAACAAAGTCGAGCCGTCGTTCATCCGCGTCGAAGCGGACGAGGCCACCTACAACATGCACATCATGCTCCGCCTCGAGATCGAGATCGCCATGGTCGAAGGCTCGGTGACGCTCAAAGACCTGCCCGCGCTGTGGAACGCGAAGATGAACGAATACCTCGGCGTCACGCCTCCCGACGACGCGCGGGGCGTCCTCCAGGACATCCACTGGTCGTTCGGCGGCATTGGCTACTTCTCCACCTACTCGCTCGGCAACCTCATCTCCGCGCAACTCTGGGAAAAGATCAACGCCGACATCACCGACCTCTCCGCGCAGATCCGCAAAGGCAAATTCGACGCCCTGCTCGGCTGGCTGCGCGCCAACATCCACGTGCATGGCCGCAAGTACGAGCCGCAGGACCTCGTCCAAAAAGTGACCGGCTCCAGGATCAACCCCGCGCCCTACCTGCGTTACCTCGAGACGAAGTTCAGCGACATCTACGGGCTGTAACTTACGAAGACAGAAACCAGGTTTCCCCGGAAACCTGGTTTCTCTATCTGACCCATGAATCGTCTCCTGCGACCGACCCTCCTCCTCGCTTCCCTCCTGACCTTGAGCGGATGCGCCTCCGCGACCTCCTCCTACCCGACGCCGATTCCCGCCGAGGTCCTGCCAACGGCTATCGCGCAGACCGCAGCCGCGCTCAACGCCACTGCCCTTGCGGCGCTCCCCTCGCCGACGGTCACGCCTCTTCCCACCGAGACGCCGACCCCCACGGTCACGTTGACGCCCACGCCCATCCCGCCCGCGCCGAACGCGCGTCTTCATTTTCTCGCTCCCGGGCCGATGTCCGTGCTTGTGTCCCCGCTGCAACTCAAACTGTACGTCCTGCCGGGAGAGACGAATCTCGTGCAGGTGACCCTCTTCGGCGAGGACGGCCGCCTGCTGGCCCGCGACCTGACGCGCGTCCAGGACGTGCCGCCGCCGGGACTGGAACTTTACCTGGAGATTCCCTTCGAGGTCCGCGTGAACGAGTTGGCGCGTCTCGAAGCCAGCATTACCGACAAGGCAGGACGTCTCGAAGCGCTGAACTCCATCCACGTGACGCTTCTGCCGACGGGTCTGAACCGCGTCAACCCGCCCGATCCGCCTTTCGAGCGCGCCGTCTTCTACTCCCCGCTGGACAAAGCGGTCGTCTCCGGCGGCGCGTTGACGGTGGACGGCGCGTTCTGGCCCGTGACCGACCAGCCCGTCATCCTTGAATTGGTGGACGAGGGAGGCCGGGTGTTGGCGACGCGACAGTTGGCGCTAGCCGGCGATACCCATGTGCCGTTCGCCACCGTCATCCCGTTCAAAGTCGCCGCGGTCACTCAGGCGCGCCTGACGCTGCGCCAGATGGACCCGCGTTTCAATATGATCGCCTATCTCTACAGCGTGGCGGTGACGTTGAATCCGTAGGGTTGCCAAAAGGGAACGCGGCAGGTATAATGCCGCTTGCCTTTCACAAGGAAAGGAACTGTTTCGGGGCGTGGCTCAGCCCGGTAGAGCGCACGGTTCGGGTCCGTGAGGTCCCGAGTTCAAATCTCGGCGCCCCGACAGGTCAATGCAAGGACGCAGGCAACCCGAAGCCTGCGTCAATTTTTTAAGCGAACTTCCGAAGCCGTGCGGCTTCGGAAGTTTTGATTTCAGGACGGCGCCCGCCATTCGGCGACGATTTCCAACTCGTTCTCCAAATAGCGACGTTTCATCTCCGAGCGTTGGATCTTTCCGCTCGACGTTTTGGCGATGGTCGCGCGGCGGATGAGGATCACCGCGTGGGCGCGGATGCCATGCTCGCGCGCGATATTGGCGCGGATCTGTTTGATGACCTCGTTCCAGTCTACGCCTTCGAGTTCGCGGCGCTGCGTCTCGTGGACGACGATCAACTGCTCCACGTTGTCCTCGACGACCGAGAAGGCCGCGCCGCCTCCCGCGCGCAGGGCGGGGTGCGTCCGTTCAACCGTTATCTCCACGTCTTGCGGATAATAGTTCCGTCCGCGCACGATCAGCAGGTCTTTAAGTCGGCCTGTGATGTAAAGATGACCGTCATACATGAAGCCAAGGTCGCCCGTCCGCAGGAAGGGGCCTTCGTGCGTCCCGGCAATGTGCGCGCCGAAAGTGTGTTTTGTATCGTCGGGACGATTCCAATAGCCCTCGCCCACGCTGTCGCCGCTGATCCAGACCTCGCCGACCTCGTCGGGCGCGCAGCGTTTGCGGCTCTTCGGGTGGACGATGGCGATCTGATAATCTGCCAGCGGCGTCCCCGAGCTGACGGCTTCCACGCTTTCTTTCGGGTCGTTTGAGTCGCTGGGGACGAGCCGCCCCTCCTCAAAGTCCGCGCGGCGGAAGCGTTGGGCAATTGTCCGCTTCTCGCCGGTGTAGAACGAAATCACCAGCGTCGTCTCCGCCATACCGTAGCAGGGAGCCAGCGCTTCGGGGCGGAATCCGAACGGCGCGAATTTCTCCGCGAAGCGCGCCTGCGTTTCGGCGCGCACCGGCTCCGCGCTGTTGTAGGCGATCTTCCAGCTGGATAGGTCCAGCCCCTCGCATTTTTCCAATGGGATTTTGTTCACGCATAGGTCGTAGGCGAAATTCGGTCCGCCCGAGGCGGTGACTTTGAATTTTTGGATCGCCTTCAGCCAGTTGAGCGGGTTTTGCATGAACTGGATGGTCGGCATCAAAATGCTGGGCGTGCCGTCCATCGGCGTCAGGAACGTCCCGATCAACAGGCCCATATCGTGGAAAAGCGGCGTCCAGGTCAGGACAGCCGAATCGTCCGCGTATTCGCCGCCTCGTACCCGCGTTTCGTGCAGGGCGTGCATGTTATGCGAGAAGTTGCGATAACTGATCAGCACGCCTTTGGGGATGTTCGTGGACCCGGATGTGTACTGCATGAAGGCCAGCGACTCGGGTTTGATCTCCGGGATTTTCAAGCTATGACCGCCTCCCGCGCGGACCGTCTCGCGCGTGACCCATTTCAGCGCGGCGAAGTCCGGGAATTGCGCGGCCTCCGCGAGGAACGCGGCCTGGTATTCGGGCGTGGTCAGCACGAGGCGCGCCCGCGCGTCTTTGGCGATGGCCTCCAGCCGCTGGGCGGAGCGGTTCATCCCCGGCGGGTTTGTCGGGATGGGGACGATGCCCGCGTACAGGCAGGCGTACATGGCGACGATGAATTCCAGGCTGGTCGGGTACACCAACAGCGCGCGTTCGCCCGGTTCGGCTATGCTTTGCAGGAAGGCGGCCATACTTTTGACTCCCGCGTCCAACTGGCTGTAGGTGAGGCTGTGGTCCTCCGCCTCCGTCGCGCCGAGGAGCAGGTGCGAGAGACGGTCGGGAGTCTCCGCGGCGCGGCGTTGGAGGACTTCGACGGGATTGATGAACGGATATGCCATTTTTTCTCTTTCGGGGATCTGTCCTACCGCTCTGCCAAACCCGCGAGGACTTTGTCGGCGATCAACGTCACCGTGTCCATGTTTTCCACGGTCAATTCGGGATCGGGGATGTAGAGGTCGAATTCCGTCTCGATGAAGACGCCCACCTGCGCCATCGCGAAGGAATCGATGAGTCCGCTGGAGAAGAGCGGCTCGTCGTCCTTGAGGGGATAATCGGGATTCTTGAGCAGTTCCTTCAAGGTGAAGGCGCGAATTTTTTGCAGGGCTTCGTTTCGATCCATGGGAGGACTCCTTCGATTTTATGGCGGCGCGGGACGCTCTTCGGTTCCGATTTTACGGGTAGACGAACACCGGCGGCGCGCTTTGTAGTTTCGTGATGACAATGACCGCCAGCGGGATCAACGCGAGCAGGATCGCCTGCGCCCAGAACGGCCATTTGCGGAAAACCAATTCGTCTTTGCCGCGCTGCTGGAACCAGTCAACCAGCAGGGACAGGATGACGGGCGCCGCGGGGCGCAGGTCGAACATCACGCCGTCCCAGCCTTTGACGATGCGGGCGAAGAAGACGTAGGTCTGCTTCAAGTCTAACACGAAGGGGACGGTGGACGCGGCCATCAGCAGGATCAGCCAGGAGCGGGAGAGAATCCTGCGCCAGAGCGGGATCGAGGCCTCGGCCTGCGCGGGACGCGACAACATGCGGATATTCTCGAACATGATGAGCAGTCCCATCAGCGCGCCCCAGACGAGGTGGTTCCAGTCCGCGCCGTGCCAGAGTCCGCTGATGAGCATGGTGACGAGCGGCGGAACGATGAGGTTGGGGATGTTGGCGCGGCTGGGATTCTTCCGCAAAAAGGCGCGGCTGACGGGCATGTAGATATAGTCGCGCAGCCACTGCGAGAGGCTGATGTGCCAGCGCGTCCAGAAGTCGGAGACATCTTTCGAGAAGAAGGGCGCGTTG
This DNA window, taken from Candidatus Denitrolinea symbiosum, encodes the following:
- a CDS encoding carboxypeptidase, which translates into the protein MQDKFNELKAVLAEIADLNHAAAVLGWDQNTYMPRGAAESRGNQLATLGKISHEKFTSDRVGKLLDELKDAFPAESDEAAIVRVTRRDYDKATRVPPEFVVEQAQVTTAAHEGWMRARQQSDFSIFEPHLAKVLDLTKRYIGFFPKADHPYDTLLDDYEPGMKTAEVQAIFAELRKKQVKLLKAIAEKKQVDASFLYKKYPEAKQKAFGEKVVTAFGFNWDHYRQDKSPHPFTTSFSINDVRITTRYDEKFFNSAIFGSMHEAGHALYEGGIHPSFERTPLANGASLGVHESQSRMWENLVGRSFAFWEHFYPELQKTFPSQLGDVKLRAFYKGINKVEPSFIRVEADEATYNMHIMLRLEIEIAMVEGSVTLKDLPALWNAKMNEYLGVTPPDDARGVLQDIHWSFGGIGYFSTYSLGNLISAQLWEKINADITDLSAQIRKGKFDALLGWLRANIHVHGRKYEPQDLVQKVTGSRINPAPYLRYLETKFSDIYGL
- a CDS encoding AMP-dependent synthetase, with translation MAYPFINPVEVLQRRAAETPDRLSHLLLGATEAEDHSLTYSQLDAGVKSMAAFLQSIAEPGERALLVYPTSLEFIVAMYACLYAGIVPIPTNPPGMNRSAQRLEAIAKDARARLVLTTPEYQAAFLAEAAQFPDFAALKWVTRETVRAGGGHSLKIPEIKPESLAFMQYTSGSTNIPKGVLISYRNFSHNMHALHETRVRGGEYADDSAVLTWTPLFHDMGLLIGTFLTPMDGTPSILMPTIQFMQNPLNWLKAIQKFKVTASGGPNFAYDLCVNKIPLEKCEGLDLSSWKIAYNSAEPVRAETQARFAEKFAPFGFRPEALAPCYGMAETTLVISFYTGEKRTIAQRFRRADFEEGRLVPSDSNDPKESVEAVSSGTPLADYQIAIVHPKSRKRCAPDEVGEVWISGDSVGEGYWNRPDDTKHTFGAHIAGTHEGPFLRTGDLGFMYDGHLYITGRLKDLLIVRGRNYYPQDVEITVERTHPALRAGGGAAFSVVEDNVEQLIVVHETQRRELEGVDWNEVIKQIRANIAREHGIRAHAVILIRRATIAKTSSGKIQRSEMKRRYLENELEIVAEWRAPS